In Planctomycetaceae bacterium, a single genomic region encodes these proteins:
- a CDS encoding DUF167 family protein: MKGTERLNIRDMPGGCVIAVKAVPGSSRDKIVGVLGDAMKIATSAAPEKGKANAAVAAILAKALGLDRRAVTLVSGPTNPRKEFLIAGMGAEAVREALGDG; this comes from the coding sequence ATGAAGGGGACAGAACGGCTCAATATTCGTGACATGCCCGGCGGGTGCGTGATCGCCGTGAAGGCCGTGCCCGGTTCGTCACGGGACAAGATCGTCGGCGTCCTGGGCGATGCGATGAAGATCGCGACTTCCGCCGCGCCGGAAAAAGGCAAGGCCAACGCCGCCGTGGCGGCCATCCTCGCCAAGGCCCTGGGCCTGGACCGCCGGGCGGTGACGCTGGTGAGCGGCCCGACGAATCCGCGCAAAGAATTCCTGATCGCCGGCATGGGCGCCGAGGCAGTGCGCGAGGCATTGGGGGACGGTTGA